The Synechococcus sp. CC9605 sequence CCTTCATCAGGTTGACTCCAGCTGCAACCGATGCGCCGGGAGTGCCAAGGGCCAGATAGGTCTCGCGCAGGCCGTTCAGGCAGCGATCTTCCATCACTGAAGAATCACCGGTGAAAGCTGAGTAGGTGACGTAACGCAGGATGATCTCCATGTCGCGCAGGCAAGCAGCCATACGACGGGAGGTGTAAGCGTTACCGCCAGGGGAAATCAGAGAAGGCTGTTGGGCAAAAAGCTGACGAGCGGCCGAAGCAACGATGCTGGAGGCGTTGCTGGAGATGCGGTTAACGGCATCCAGACGCTTGTTGCTGTCGGAAACCATGGCAGCGAGGGCGTCGATCTCGCTGGTGCTGATGAATTGTCCCCGGGCATCGGCCTGGGCGACAACCTTGGTGAAGGCGTCGAACATGGTTGTTGTTCCTGTGAACTACGTCTGGAGCGGGAATCTCAGACTTGAAGGGGATAGTTGAAGGCTATTGCCTCCATCCCGTCGCCCGTGATTCTGGCCAACAGCTCGGGAGCCTCCCGAAAGCTGTTCATAATGCTTAACTCCCTTGCGGCGACAAGGAAGTGGCGGTGGCTTCTTCGAGGTCAAACAGCACGCCGTGGATGTACGACTCCGTCCATTCACTGCCGTAAAAGCGCGTCAACATGCCGCGGGCTGGATCTTTCTCGGCGCGGTAGGCCGTGTAGCGCTTCTGGCCCAAGAGCAGGTGTGCAGCACGCTCATGGTCAACGGGCTGAGCCTCCTCCACCAACGCCAGGTAGAGCTGGAGGTAGTCCGCAAAAGCCGGACGGATCACGCGGTCAATCAGCGCGTCGCCTTCCTCCCCAAGGGGGATCCTGGTCCAGAGAAAGGCAGGTGAGAAATAGGGCTGTGCTTCTTCAGGAATGGGCCCCCCATCGGGCAGTTGGGCGCGCCAGCGCTCGAACAGCGGCATTAGCCGCTGCCAAACCGGGCCCGTGTGATCGGGATCTGTCTTGTCGACAGGTTGCAAATCCAGAGCGAGCAAGTGCCCGTTGGGCAGTGTTACGAGATCGGCTCCGAAGAAAGGAAGATCAAAACGACTGCTGGGGTTGATCACGAAGTTGAGCACCGATGCAGCGGCACCAGCTTCAACGCAGGCACAGCGCACTTGGCGCAGCTTTTCTGTTGAACAGGCCCAGGTTGCAGTCCTGACTGGCACTGGTTTGGCCTTTGATCCTGTGCTGCCCTCTTTCTGCAGAAATCGTTCCGCAATTGGATAAGGATCCGGCTGCAGAGAGCTCAGTGCCGCAACGGCTGTGTCGAGAAAAGGCTGCCAGCGCCATCCGGGAATCTGGACAGGATCAAGACTCGTCGTGCGAAGAGGGAGGGTCATTTGGGCTGGCTGGCGGGGAAGAGAAATTCGTGCAGAAAACGGTCAGACCATTCGCTTCCGAAATGGCTGGTAAATAGGCCGTGTGCAGGATCTCTCTCTGCACTGTAAATATCATAATTTTTCTGAAGTTGTGCCACTTCGATGGGATTAATGGAAGAAGGAATTTTAACGGCCTTGTCGTGTAAATCCCAGTAGGTTTTTAGAAAAGCGCTGAAAGCTGTGGGTAGCGATGATGTCGCCTGTTCTGCTCCGCCCCGGCAGAACAGTAGCCATGAGGAAAAGTATTGATTTGGGTCAAAGGAACGCATGGTCTCTTCACCATTGAGATCCGGAAATTGAGCGTTGAGTGACTTCAGTCCATCGAAGTAGCGCTCCAAATAGTCCTTGTCTTGAACAAGTGGTTGGAAATCAAGAACAGCAACCAACTTCTGCTTGGCACCGAACCACAGCAGATCAACCCCCATTAATGGATGGTCGTAGGTGTAGTCGGGATAGGCAACGGAATTCAGGACCTGCAAGCTGTCACCAGCATCCAACCGGGTAACGCGCCACCTCCTAAAGCCAGGCACGTCCCAAAGCCAGCTCTTGATGGTGCTCGAGCGTTTGGATGATTGATTGTGCTCAAGTCCATGAGGAACCTCAACGGGTACTGCGCCCCGGGCTTTGATTCCTGAAAGCAATTCCTCAAGAAATGGATCAAACATGGTGATCAGTTGTTACCTGTTGAAGACGCCATCGCCAGTTGTTGTGCCCGCTGGGTGATATCTGAAATTTCGGCATCAGTAGGGCACCGAAACTCGGTGCAGTATGTGGTCATTGCAACGCCATCCAAGCACTGAACAGAACTCACTCTCATTCTGATTTGATCGGTCACAAACCAACAGCGTTCAATGCCAATGTTGGTGTCGTATCGCGTCGTGATCGTCACGACGCCATCGTCTGCGAAGTTGTAAGTGCTTAAAACAGATTGCTTTTCAACATATCCAACATCTCGAAGTAGAAATCCCTTGCGGGAGTCTTTATGGTCAGGAACGTCGATGACTACTGCAGCGTAATCATCGTTACGGACACCCTTTTTGATATTGCTTTCCCACCAAAATCGTGCTCCACCTGAGCTGTCTTCGGTTTTAATGTTCAAAGAATTGCAGATCTTGGTGACGACTGGGTCATCAGCATTGAAAGGTTCAATGACAAGATTGGAATCTGCAGCTTCATCATCTTGATAGTCGTGGTGATGAACAGCGCGCCTATTTAACCAAGTTCCGCGGCTGGCTTCGAAGAAATCCGCCATTGTCATCGGCGGGGAAAGTGTCTGCACCATTGGTTTGT is a genomic window containing:
- a CDS encoding phycocyanin subunit beta, which produces MFDAFTKVVAQADARGQFISTSEIDALAAMVSDSNKRLDAVNRISSNASSIVASAARQLFAQQPSLISPGGNAYTSRRMAACLRDMEIILRYVTYSAFTGDSSVMEDRCLNGLRETYLALGTPGASVAAGVNLMKEAALALVNDKAGISAGDCASLNSEIGTYFDKAAASVA
- a CDS encoding 15,16-dihydrobiliverdin:ferredoxin oxidoreductase, translated to MFDPFLEELLSGIKARGAVPVEVPHGLEHNQSSKRSSTIKSWLWDVPGFRRWRVTRLDAGDSLQVLNSVAYPDYTYDHPLMGVDLLWFGAKQKLVAVLDFQPLVQDKDYLERYFDGLKSLNAQFPDLNGEETMRSFDPNQYFSSWLLFCRGGAEQATSSLPTAFSAFLKTYWDLHDKAVKIPSSINPIEVAQLQKNYDIYSAERDPAHGLFTSHFGSEWSDRFLHEFLFPASQPK
- a CDS encoding phycobiliprotein lyase, which produces MVQTLSPPMTMADFFEASRGTWLNRRAVHHHDYQDDEAADSNLVIEPFNADDPVVTKICNSLNIKTEDSSGGARFWWESNIKKGVRNDDYAAVVIDVPDHKDSRKGFLLRDVGYVEKQSVLSTYNFADDGVVTITTRYDTNIGIERCWFVTDQIRMRVSSVQCLDGVAMTTYCTEFRCPTDAEISDITQRAQQLAMASSTGNN
- a CDS encoding phycoerythrobilin:ferredoxin oxidoreductase, whose translation is MTLPLRTTSLDPVQIPGWRWQPFLDTAVAALSSLQPDPYPIAERFLQKEGSTGSKAKPVPVRTATWACSTEKLRQVRCACVEAGAAASVLNFVINPSSRFDLPFFGADLVTLPNGHLLALDLQPVDKTDPDHTGPVWQRLMPLFERWRAQLPDGGPIPEEAQPYFSPAFLWTRIPLGEEGDALIDRVIRPAFADYLQLYLALVEEAQPVDHERAAHLLLGQKRYTAYRAEKDPARGMLTRFYGSEWTESYIHGVLFDLEEATATSLSPQGS